A section of the Parasteatoda tepidariorum isolate YZ-2023 chromosome 6, CAS_Ptep_4.0, whole genome shotgun sequence genome encodes:
- the LOC107442891 gene encoding zinc finger protein ush isoform X2: protein MSRRKQSNPKPLKRKTEDTLEEVSELLHLPTDIFSVRDPEDDVHEYTVFTRQRLREGVVFGPFTGHVIKDDCDSLNVIETKDEEGRALRFAVTDESGGWLKLLKSATSGSNPNTSLSHNESSIWCTITSDIEADTEILVSHCWSAITQKSDVIRNDFQTRTHSKHLLHKNKSNRAKRRSSDSQHTDDSEIDERDEIRNLRTKQARSPQAYDENTILNKEQIYNGNASREAEFKYETSSPASTRCSVGSPSASASGKQDSERTEDRTAATLCVPYINGCNYPMAFPYCGMSEADGLYKCENCAINFNSRRVLEAHQSLYCQGKTYITTPSSDTDTEDNQHTNNKTDTTNISSSSASEEGENHVNKEYSVAKKQDVVPQEDPSFLAKRRRTASVNELSPVIPRLSRLFKCPYCSYSSDKKASLTRHIRMHGQSPGTDGQCDIPLATPPMARYCANCDIQFTAYKNYLVHKELYCSTRHVHKSIPPSSSPNSGNSSQQQPPSQSQPSQPRSPEQHPAQQQEQNPKNYNMVLNQPLYAAISTSPLILVPCSYVAGGGLSPAAGLVPAGNIIIPNPSASPDGVTEPSGTNVIPTYTVMPGAAPDVNSVSPSSGGEDATKDDVKPVKPVKEKTVKQDVCKSPKEPQSVGVETPLDLSIKKRDDSMKLNSVKSPQESGVRRIPVFTSLSTASTDESTKQTPSTAHTLPVMPIVNPGVELNLLARAQMPCAEPPAPVLGPPQVLVKQGTSKCNECNIVFYKYENYLVHKNRYCASRTVQQKPEVGSPERIKSEDADSSDRDETLVRQTQKSPLSSPRVNNTRTPPVSDVVDSRESSPNQQHAAAALLQYYCMACGIKYSSIDNLRAHQLYYCPKREVNTAQPVALVPSFSRNNQEYKCTKCKNAYPTEELLRQHPCVVQRKCPYCDVYCPTLSAAQRHLVTHTGIKSFRCSLCGYKGHTLRGMRTHIRIHLDKNSSTPEEAYILCMDEGGTEIGCASRKPSGSRLNSDRIKSVIGTEPPQGETVLAVSPVSGPSPTMFPTDIVAIKAVPDDPVATGDTTHWCQICGYSSSYKGNVVRHVKLVHKDLISSQTMSNIVNSRPSLENHSKTNDSMESVRGVTPHDSAAEHSNSSSSLDVKPIVNGILSKNEQPLRVDDKTLILKSETVSPPPPSTAASSKGIKRPLTDEGQCQAGTYSSKAGAKYCKSCDISFNYLSNFLAHKKFYCTPRSSGEVAGQEASTVQSVQ from the exons AATCCTCTATCTGGTGCACAATTACCTCCGATATCGAGGCCGACACAGAAATCTTAGTGAGTCATTGTTGGAGTGCCATAACACAAAAATCGGACGTCATCCGGAATGATTTCCAAACACGCACACATTCTAAACACTTACTGCACAAGAACAAAAGCAATCGGGCAAAACGGCGGAGCAGCGACAGTCAACACACTGACGACAGTGAAATTGACGAACGCGATGAGATCAGGAATCTGAGGACCAAGCAGGCACGAAGTCCTCAAGCTTATGATGAAAACACCATCTTGAAtaag gaaCAAATTTATAATGGAAATGCATCAAGAGAAGCAGAATTCAAGTATGAAACTTCAAGTCCAGCCTCTACCAGATGTTCTGTTGGCTCACCGAGTGCATCAGCGAGTGGAAAACAAGATTCTGAACGGACAGAAGACCGAACCGCTGCGACTTTATGTGTACCATATATTAATGGTTGCAATTACCCCATGGCTTTTCCATATTGTGGAATGTCTGAAGCAG ATGGATtatataaatgtgaaaattgtGCCATCAATTTTAATAGTCGGAGAGTTTTGGAGGCCCACCAATCCCTGTATTGTCAAGGAAAGACTTACATTACAACTCCTAGTTCTGATACAGACACAGAAGACAACCAACACACAAATAACAAAACAG acACAACGAATATAAGCAGTTCATCAGCTTCTGAAGAAGGAGAAAATcatgtaaataaagaatattcagTTGCAAAAAAGCAAGATGTTGTACCACAAGAGGATCCTTCATTCTTGGCGAAAAGAAGGCGAACTGCCTCAGTGAATGAACTGTCGCCGGTAATTCCAAGATTGTCCAGGCTTTTCAAATGTCCTTATTGTAGTTATTCATCGGATAAGAAAGCTAGTCTCACTCGTCACATTCGAATGCATGGTCAATCTCCTGGTACAGATGGACAATGCGACATACCTCTGGCAACACCACCAATGGCAAGATATTGTGCCAATTGTGATATACAGTTTACAGCTTACAAAAATTACCTG GTTCATAAAGAATTATATTGCAGTACAAGACACGTTCATAAATCAATTCCTCCTTCATCTTCTCCAAATTCTGGAAACTCATCTCAACAGCAACCGCCATCCCAAAGCCAACCATCTCAACCAAGATCACCAGAACAACACCCAGCTCAACAACAAGAACAAAATCCAAAGAATTACAACATGGTTCTTAATCAACCTCTCTACGCGGCCATATCAACGAGTCCACTAATACTCGTTCCATGCTCCTATGTTGCTGGCGGTGGGTTATCTCCAGCAGCTGGGTTAGTACCCGCGGGCAACATCATAATACCAAACCCATCAGCTTCACCAGATGGAGTTACAGAACCTTCTGGAACGAATGTGATACCAACTTATACCGTCATGCCAGGTGCTGCCCCAGATGTTAATTCTGTTTCCCCTTCTTCAGGGGGTGAGGATGCCACAAAAGATGATGTTAAGCCGGTGAAACCAGTGAAGGAAAAAACTGTTAAGCAAGATGTCTGTAAGAGTCCAAAAGAACCTCAAAGCGTTGGAGTAGAAACGCCTCTTGATTTAAGCATCAAAAAACGTGATGACTCTATGAAATTGAATTCGGTGAAATCACCTCAGGAGTCAG gTGTTCGCCGCATTCCTGTCTTCACATCTTTATCTACAGCATCAACGGATGAAAGCACTAAACAAACACCATCAACAGCTCATACATTGCCCGTCATGCCAATAGTCAATCCTGGCGTCGAGCTGAACCTCCTTGCCAGAGCACAGATGCCTTGTGCTGAACCTCCTGCTCCAGTATTAGGTCCACCTCAAGTATTAGTGAAGCAAGGGACCAGTAAATGTAACGAATGCAACATTGTATTctacaaatatgaaaattacttAGTACACAAGAACAGATACTGTGCTTCAAGAACTGTTCAACAAAAACCGGAAGTTGGTTCACCTGAGAGAATTAAATCAGAAGACGCTGATTCTTCGGACAGAGATGAAACAC ttgTAAGACAGACGCAAAAAAGTCCTTTGTCCTCTCCAAGAGTCAACAACACGAGAACTCCCCCAGTTTCGGATGTCGTCGATTCAAGAGAGTCTTCCCCAAATCAACAGCATGCTGCTGCTGCTTTGCTTCAGTATTACTGCATGGCCTGTGGCATCAAGTACTCTTCCATAGATAATCTAAGAGCCCACCAACTTTATTATTGTCCCAAGAGAGAAGTTAATACTGCACAACCAGTTGCACTAGTTCCTTCTTTCTCTAGAAACAATCAGGAATACAAATGCACAAAATGTAAGAATGCCTACCCAACAGAAGAACTTTTAAGGCAACATCCTTGTGTCGTGCAGAGGAAATGTCCATATTGTGACGTCTACTGTCCGACACTGAGTGCTGCCCAACGACATTTAGTGACACATACGGGTATTAAATCCTTCAGATGTTCTTTGTGTGGTTACAAAGGTCACACATTAAGAGGTATGAGGACTCACATCCGAATACATCTTGACAAAAACAGCTCAACACCTGAAGAAGCTTACATCTTGTGTATGGACGAGGGCGGTACTGAGATAGGTTGCGCCAGCAGAAAACCATCTGGCTCACGGCTTAACTCAGACAGAATCAAGTCTGTAATAGGTACTGAACCACCCCAGGGGGAAACAGTTCTGGCTGTGAGTCCAGTTTCTGGCCCTTCTCCAACCATGTTTCCGACTGATATTGTCGCGATCAAAGCTGTACCGGATGACCCAGTCGCGACTGGCGACACGACTCATTGGTGCCAAATATGCGGGTATTCATCATCATACAAAGGCAACGTAGTGAGACACGTCAAACTTGTTCATAAAGACCTTATATCCTCACAAACTATGTCAAACATTGTGAATAGTCGCCCTAGTCTTGAAAATCATTCGAAGACAAACGACAGCATGGAATCTGTGAGAGGTGTTACGCCACATGACTCAGCTGCCGAGCATAGTAATAGTTCGTCAAGTCTTGATGTAAAACCCATAGTGAATggtattttgagtaaaaatgaaCAACCTTTGAGGGTGGATGATAAAACTTTGATATTGAAGAGTGAAACAGTATCACCACCACCACCATCTACTGCTGCCTCCTCAAAAGGTATAAAGCGCCCCCTGACGGATGAAGGACAATGTCAGGCTGGTACTTATAGTTCAAAGGCAGGAGCAAAATATTGTAAATCTTGTGACATATCTTTTAATTACTTGTCTAATTTCTTGGCACATAAGAAGTTTTATTGCACGCCAAGATCATCAGGGGAAGTTGCTGGACAAGAAGCCTCGACAGTGCAATCTGTTCAataa